Below is a genomic region from Streptomyces ferrugineus.
GTAGAAGACCGCGTTGGGGATGGCGACCACTCCGGCCCGCTCCGGCAGCGCGCGGCAGAAGGCGAAGCCGTCCCCCTCCTCGGCCAGTGCGGCGCCCAGGGGGCGGATGTCGGTGGTGATGAAGTAGGTGCCGGCGGGCTTGAACACCTGGAAGCCGGCCTCCGTGAGCCCCGCCGCCAGCAGGTCGCGCTTGGTCTGCATGTCCTCGCGGAAGGCCGTGAAGTAGCGGTCGGGCAGCGCCAGCGCCTCGGCGACGGCGTACTGGAACGGCCCCGAGGAGACATACGTCAGGAACTGCTTCGCCGAGCGCACGGCCGTGAGCAGGGGGGACGCCGAGGTTACCCAGCCGACCTTCCAACCCGTGAACGAAAAACTCTTCCCTGCGGACCCGATCGTCACCGTCCGCTCGCGCATGCCGGGGAAGGTCGCCAGCGGCAGGTGCTCGGCGTCGTCGAAGACCAGGTGCTCGTACACCTCGTCGGTCACCACCAGCAGGTCCCGTTCCACGGCCAGCTCGGCGATCGCGGCCAGCTCCGCCCGGGTGAGGACGGTGCCGGTGGGGTTGTGCGGGGTGTTGATCAGCAGCAGGCGGGTGCGGTCGGTGACCGCGGCGCGCAGCTCGTCGAGGTCGAGGCGGAAGCTCGCGCCCTCGACCTCGTCGAGGTGCGGGCGCAGGGTGACCGGCACGCGCGCGGCGCCCGCCATGGCGATGCAGGCCGCGTAGGAGTCGTAGTACGGCTCGAGGGCGATGACCTCGTCGCCGGGCTCCAGCAGGGCGAGCAGCGCGGCCGCGATGGCCTCGGTGGCGCCCGCGGTGACCAGGACCTCGGTGTCGGGGTCGTACGACAGCCCGTAGCGCCGCTCCTGGTGCGCGGCGATCGCCAGGCGCAGCTCGGGGATGCCGGGGCCCGGCGGGTACTGGTTGCCGCGCCCGTCCCGCAGCGCCCGCACGGCCGCCTCGCGGACCTCCTCGGGCCCGTCGGTGTCGGGGAAGCCCTGACCGAGGTTGATGGACCCGGTGCTCAGGGCGAGCGCGGACATCTCCGCGAAGATCGTCGTCCCGAACTCGGCGAGCCGGCGGTTGAGCAGGGGGCGGGTGGTGGAGGTCATGCCGGCCATCCTGCGCCCAAGCTCTGGAGTTCCTCAACTCTGCTTTGGGCCGCGAGACGACCGGGCATCTGACTGCCACGCACCGAGCGGGAGGCGCCCACGGGGGGACGTCTCGGTCCGCTTCGGGGGAACGGAAGGAGGCTGACGCCATGGCCACAGTCATCGTGGGGGCGCTGGTCGCAGTGGTGTTCGTCGTGATCGTGGTGTCCGTCGCGCGCCGGAGCGCACGTCCGGCCCGCCGTGCGCACGGCAGCCGGTCGGGCTCGTACGACAGCGGAGGCGGTGCCGCGGCCGGCAGCTGGTGGGTCGGTGGAGACAGCGGCTCGGGGGGTTCGTCCTGTGGTGGCGGCTCGTCATGCGGAGGCGGGTCGTCCTGCGGAGGGGGCGGGGGCGGATGCGGTGGCGGAGGCAGCTGACACGGGGCAGCTGAGCTCCCCCAGCAGGGGGAACCGCATCCGGGAGGGAGCGGGGCCGGTGCCTGGGACCGGCCCCGCTTTCGTGTCCTGTGGTGCACGGCTTCCGGCGCGGTCGGCCGCGCCCCGGCGCACGCCCTGTCGCCATCGGCGCACGCCGGAGTTGAACAGTTGAGCTGATAAGCCCTCTGAGGGATGGAAACCCTCCGAACTTGGGTAAAAACGCTGTGGCGGCGCCCTAGTTCATGATTCAGTGAAAATCACCAACGCAGCCCCTCGGACGTCCCGCGGACACCTTCTGACCGGCCGACTGGGCTGCCCGAGCCGATTCCTGGTGTCGGCCGGGGTGCGCCGGAGACCGACACCTCCCTCCTTTCTTTGCGTGCTTGCGGAGCCGACCCATGCTCACGACCCTGAACACCGCTTATACCGACACGCGCGCGGCCGACCTCGCCTGGGCCCTGGGGCGCGAGCCGCTGCCCGCGCTGGCCTCGCTCGACCTCGAACTGACCGGTGCGAAGCTTCAGTTGAGACTGCTCGGCGCGTCCCACCAGGTGCTGTTGGACGAGGAGCGCGGCATCTGCTCGGAGACGGTGGCCTGTATGCCCGGCAGCAGCACACCGCTGCCGCTGGGGGTGGCCAAGCGGGTGGGCGACTGGGAGTACGAGTTCGCGGCCCGGGTGGAGATCCTGTCGCCGGGTCAGTTCGCGGGCCGTGCCCAGGAGTTGCTGGCGCTGGTCGCCGATCATCCGCACGGCCTCGCCGGCGTCTTCCCCGGCAGCCCGCACGCCTTCACCGCGCTGCTGGCCCAGCATCACGAAGGGCAGGTCCACTGGCGTACGTGGCACGCCTACCCGCAGGACGGGCAGTTGGTGGCGACGCGGACGAGGGTGGGGCCGAGGGTGGGGACGCGGTCGCCGGCGGTCGCCGGCGGTCGGCGCCGGTCGGTGTCCTTCAGCCCGTCCGGCATCTGAGGATTCCGCGGGCGCAAACGTCCAGCGCCTCAACACCACACGTGTGGGTGACGAAGCGTACCCCGGCAGTGACGTACGGTCGCAGCGTGATCGAACCGCACGCGCCCGCCCCACCCGGCACACCGCCGCCCTGGGCAGGCCCCGCGCGGCTTCCGGTCCGGCCCGGCACCGGGCGGCTCCTGGTCCTGGCGGGCGTCTTCGTCTGCGCGGCCTGCGGACTCGTGTACGAACTCGAACTCGTCGCTCTCGCCTCGTACTTGATCGGCGACTCCGTCACCCAGGCCTCCGTCGTGCTGGCCGTCATGGTGTTCGCGATGGGCATCGGCTCCCTCGCCGCGAAGCGGCTGCGTTCGTACGCCGCGGCCGGCTTCGGCGCCATCGAGGCCGTCCTCGCCCTCGTCGGCGGGTGCAGCGCGCTCGCCCTGTACGCCGTCTTCGCCTGGACCGGCGACTGGGGCGGGATGTGGGCCCACGGCCCGCGCGCCCTCCTCGTCGCCTTCTCCCTCACCATCGGCCTGCTCATCGGCGCCGAGATCCCGCTGCTGATGGAGCTCATCCAGCGCATCCGGCGCCAGGACGCGGGCGGCGCGGTGGCCGACCTGTTCGCCGCGGACTACGTCGGCGCGCTCGTCGGCGGCCTCACCTTCCCCTTCCTCCTCCTGCCGCTGCTCGGCCAGTTGACCTCGGCCCTGATCACCGGAGCCGTCAACGCCGTGGCGGGCGGCGCGCTCGTCCTCGGCCTGTTCCGGCGTGACCTCACCCGCCGCGCCCACTGGCTGCTGGTGATCGCCAACGTCACCGTGCTCGGCGTCCTCGCCTCCGCCGCCGTACTCGTCGACGACTTCGAACGGGCCGCACGGCACGCGGTGTACGGACGGGACGTACGCGTCGCCCTCCAGACGGACGTCCAGGAGGTCGTCATCACCGGCGGCACCGAAGGTCGGCCCCTCGACCTCTTCCTCGACGGCCGGCTGCGGGTCAGCGGACGCGACGCCCGCCGCTACCACGAGGCGCTGGTGCACCCCGCGATGAGCGGCGAGCACACCCGCGTGCTGATCCTCGGCGGCGGTGACGGGCTGGCGGCGCGTGAGGTGCTGCGCCATCCCGGGGTGCACCGGGTCGACGTCGTCGAGGTCGACCCCGAGGTGGTGCGCCTGGCCCGCCGGGATCCGCCCCTGTCCCGCCTCAACGGACACGCCTACGACGACGACCGCGTCCACATCATGACGGGCGACGCCTTCCACTGGCTGCGGACGGCACCGTCGGCGACGTACGACGTCGTCATCTCGGACCTCCCCGACCCCGGCATCACCGCCAGCACCAAGCTGTACTCGCAGGAGTTCTACGGCCTCACCCGCCGCGCCCTGGCCCCGCACGGCCGCCTCGCCGTGCACGCCGGCCCGGTCGCCTCCCGCCCCCGCGTCTTCTGGACGGTCGACACGACCCTGCACGCCGCGGGCCTGCGCACGGCTCCCTACCGCGTCCGGGGCCAAGGCTCCGGCTTCACGGCGGGCCCCGACCGCTCGACCGGCCCGACCCGCGCACCGCAGGACTGGGGGTTCATCCTGGCGGCACGGGGGGAGTCACCGCGGCTGCGGCTCGGCACGGGAGAGGGGGTGCCGCGGTTGGCGACCTTGACTCAGTCGGAGCTGCTGGCGGACGCGAGGGCGGCGGAGGGGACGCGGGTGGCGGGGCTGGGGGCGTCGACGTTGGTGCATCCGCGGTACTGAGGGGGCGCGATGGTACCGCTCGGGGGCCTGCGTGAGCGGGGAGAGTACGCCCGGCGGGCGGGTGTGCGCCGAGAAACCCGGGATGTGTGGGTGCGGTTCGCGCCATGCTGGGTAGGCTCGATCGGCATGGAGCAAGAGGTGTTCGTTCCGGTTGCGGCGGAGCGTCTCAGGGAGGTGCTGGCCGATCCCGCACGGGTCGCCCGGGCGGTCCCCGGGCTCCAGCAGGACGCCGGGGCCGAGCCGGTCGCCGGGCGGCTGAGGATGCGGATCAGCGGTCACACCATCACCTATCGGGGTGCGGTGCGGGTCTCCGCGCGGGAGGACGGTTCGTACGCCGTCGAGGGCGACGCCGTCGAGGCGCGCGGGAACGGTTCCGTGAAGCTCGCGCTCACCCTGCGGGTCATGGCGGCCGAGGGCGGGGCCACGGTGGCGTTCTCGGGGACCGCGTCGGCGGACGGGCGGATCGCGGAGTTCTCGGCTCAGGCCGTGTCCTCTGCCGTCGGCCGGCTGCTGAACCGGGTCGGGGAGCAGCTGGGGGCCGTGGCGGGCGAGGCGCCGCCTCCCGAGCCGGAGGCCATGGAGGAAGCACTGGCGCCGGGAGAGTTCGAGACACGGGTGACCAGTGACTTCGAGACGACGCCGGACGCGGACGACGCGCCGGCGCCGGCGCCCGACGAGGGCAGCGAGTCGCCGTCCGTGTTCGATGCCGAGGTGCCGCCGC
It encodes:
- a CDS encoding SRPBCC domain-containing protein, encoding MEQEVFVPVAAERLREVLADPARVARAVPGLQQDAGAEPVAGRLRMRISGHTITYRGAVRVSAREDGSYAVEGDAVEARGNGSVKLALTLRVMAAEGGATVAFSGTASADGRIAEFSAQAVSSAVGRLLNRVGEQLGAVAGEAPPPEPEAMEEALAPGEFETRVTSDFETTPDADDAPAPAPDEGSESPSVFDAEVPPPSLEPQGEEEVSEGDSGEETPVAEAAHARRTMIGRSAEEVDHAPPRGRYAPVPAPQTVAPSTTLRWAAPAAALVLASAIVVGRMLRRRR
- a CDS encoding polyamine aminopropyltransferase — translated: MIEPHAPAPPGTPPPWAGPARLPVRPGTGRLLVLAGVFVCAACGLVYELELVALASYLIGDSVTQASVVLAVMVFAMGIGSLAAKRLRSYAAAGFGAIEAVLALVGGCSALALYAVFAWTGDWGGMWAHGPRALLVAFSLTIGLLIGAEIPLLMELIQRIRRQDAGGAVADLFAADYVGALVGGLTFPFLLLPLLGQLTSALITGAVNAVAGGALVLGLFRRDLTRRAHWLLVIANVTVLGVLASAAVLVDDFERAARHAVYGRDVRVALQTDVQEVVITGGTEGRPLDLFLDGRLRVSGRDARRYHEALVHPAMSGEHTRVLILGGGDGLAAREVLRHPGVHRVDVVEVDPEVVRLARRDPPLSRLNGHAYDDDRVHIMTGDAFHWLRTAPSATYDVVISDLPDPGITASTKLYSQEFYGLTRRALAPHGRLAVHAGPVASRPRVFWTVDTTLHAAGLRTAPYRVRGQGSGFTAGPDRSTGPTRAPQDWGFILAARGESPRLRLGTGEGVPRLATLTQSELLADARAAEGTRVAGLGASTLVHPRY
- a CDS encoding pyridoxal phosphate-dependent aminotransferase; the protein is MAGMTSTTRPLLNRRLAEFGTTIFAEMSALALSTGSINLGQGFPDTDGPEEVREAAVRALRDGRGNQYPPGPGIPELRLAIAAHQERRYGLSYDPDTEVLVTAGATEAIAAALLALLEPGDEVIALEPYYDSYAACIAMAGAARVPVTLRPHLDEVEGASFRLDLDELRAAVTDRTRLLLINTPHNPTGTVLTRAELAAIAELAVERDLLVVTDEVYEHLVFDDAEHLPLATFPGMRERTVTIGSAGKSFSFTGWKVGWVTSASPLLTAVRSAKQFLTYVSSGPFQYAVAEALALPDRYFTAFREDMQTKRDLLAAGLTEAGFQVFKPAGTYFITTDIRPLGAALAEEGDGFAFCRALPERAGVVAIPNAVFYDHREAGAPFVRFAFCKRGEILQEAIERLLKLSLPRS
- a CDS encoding DUF2617 family protein, giving the protein MLTTLNTAYTDTRAADLAWALGREPLPALASLDLELTGAKLQLRLLGASHQVLLDEERGICSETVACMPGSSTPLPLGVAKRVGDWEYEFAARVEILSPGQFAGRAQELLALVADHPHGLAGVFPGSPHAFTALLAQHHEGQVHWRTWHAYPQDGQLVATRTRVGPRVGTRSPAVAGGRRRSVSFSPSGI